One Peribacillus simplex NBRC 15720 = DSM 1321 genomic region harbors:
- a CDS encoding tyrosine-type recombinase/integrase, with protein sequence MDTSAKDEMIFSFAEWLRDQGKSANTIKTYTGVLSQFCDQTQKILTEIHSEDVQGYLDYLENCKKSPGTIEKHYIALNVFFKFLGKPQVMLSVERKVKEHKFEIPETLSINEQQILLRDIEAEGNLRNIAIVYLLLHTGIRVSELCDLNGRDVIMETERNYILVRNAKGEIDRSVPLTLSAIQHVKNYLYSLKEKADPLFISSYNQRITPRSVQYILKKYNVHPHKLRHTFCQRLVDNGIDIQTISKLAGHKDLNVTKRYLKEKSLDLANAIDQTFTKH encoded by the coding sequence ATGGATACCTCTGCTAAAGATGAAATGATTTTTTCGTTTGCTGAATGGTTGAGAGACCAAGGCAAATCAGCTAATACGATCAAAACGTATACTGGTGTCCTTTCACAGTTTTGTGACCAGACACAAAAGATATTGACGGAGATTCATTCTGAAGATGTTCAGGGTTATCTTGATTATTTAGAAAATTGCAAGAAAAGCCCGGGAACAATCGAAAAACACTATATCGCCCTAAATGTTTTCTTTAAATTTTTAGGCAAACCGCAAGTTATGCTTTCTGTGGAACGTAAGGTTAAGGAGCACAAGTTTGAGATACCTGAGACTTTAAGCATAAATGAGCAGCAGATCCTGTTAAGGGATATAGAAGCAGAAGGAAATCTAAGGAACATTGCCATCGTCTACCTTTTGTTACATACTGGAATCCGTGTCTCTGAATTATGTGACTTAAATGGTCGTGACGTCATTATGGAAACAGAGCGAAATTATATACTTGTCAGGAACGCAAAAGGTGAAATCGATAGATCCGTTCCCCTTACACTATCGGCTATACAACATGTAAAAAATTATCTTTATTCTTTAAAAGAAAAAGCAGATCCGTTATTCATCTCAAGCTATAATCAAAGGATCACTCCCAGGTCGGTTCAATATATTTTAAAAAAATACAATGTGCATCCACATAAACTGCGACATACCTTTTGCCAAAGGTTAGTGGATAATGGAATAGATATACAAACGATATCCAAGCTTGCCGGTCATAAAGATTTAAACGTAACGAAGCGTTATCTAAAAGAAAAATCGCTGGATCTGGCAAATGCGATAGACCAAACTTTCACCAAACACTAA